A genome region from Nicotiana tabacum cultivar K326 chromosome 13, ASM71507v2, whole genome shotgun sequence includes the following:
- the LOC107782168 gene encoding uncharacterized protein LOC107782168, with protein sequence MLVHVPFDGTGYRSWKRGVLRALSVKNKVGFIIGKCQKPVIGHTTFDQWERCDDMVTSWILNSLSKDLADSLQYVNDAKELWQGLEDRCNQTNGAKLYQLQKEINDLSQGTVDITSYYTKMKKLWEELNALNAHAQCSCQCICGAKASIQKAEQDRRLIQFLMGLNEVYIVVRGSILMMNPLPSIAQAFSTLIQEEKQSEVRPHNQQLVIESTSLNANGPGNNSFKTNFNQHKSNSSGGNNSYGRGYMGNRPRPFHDFCKRPGHTKDKRYRIYAYPQNMKYNNGNRGRKVVANIFDTTDNGAALTGEILRSKVEPCSS encoded by the coding sequence ATGTTAGTTCATGTACCGTTTGATGGCACAGGATATAGATCATGGAAGAGAGGTGTACTTAGAGCCCTCTCAGTGAAGAATAAGGTTGGCTTCATAATAGGGAAGTGTCAGAAACCAGTAATTGGACATACAACTTTTGATCAGTGGGAACGATGTGATGATATGGTGACTTCGTGGATTCTGAATTCTCTTTCAAAAGACTTAGCGGACAGTTTACAATATGTAAATGATGCAAAGGAGTTGTGGCAGGGATTAGAAGATAGGTGTAATCAAACAAATGGTGCAAAACTCTATCAACTCCAGAAAGAAATTAATGATCTAAGTCAAGGAACTGTAGATATAACAAGCTATTATACTAAGATGAAGAAACTATGGGAAGAATTAAACGCATTAAATGCACATGCACAATGCAGTTGTCAATGCATCTGTGGTGCTAAGGCTAGTATACAGAAAGCTGAGCAAGACAGAAGACTAATACAATTTTTGATGGGGTTAAATGAGGTATATATTGTTGTAAGAGGGAGTATACTGATGATGAATCCTCTTCCAAGCATTGCACAAGCATTCTCTACCCTCATACAAGAAGAGAAGCAAAGTGAAGTTAGGCCACACAATCAACAGTTGGTAATTGAGTCTACATCACTGAATGCCAATGGCCCAGGAAATAACAGTTTTAAAACCAATTTTAATCAACACAAGAGTAATTCCTCTGGTGGGAACAATAGCTATGGAAGAGGTTATATGGGAAATAGACCTAGGCCATTCCATGATTTTTGCAAAAGACCAGGGCACACCAAGGACAAGCGTTACAGAATCTATGCTTATCCACAAAACATGAAGTACAATAATGGTAATAGGGGAAGAAAAGTGGTAGCAAATATATTTGACACAACTGACAATGGAGCAGCTTTGACAGGGGAAATTCTCAGGAGCAAGGTAGAACCATGCAGCAGCTAA